Proteins from one Mercurialis annua linkage group LG7, ddMerAnnu1.2, whole genome shotgun sequence genomic window:
- the LOC130014852 gene encoding uncharacterized protein LOC130014852: MANPRAIRFLRDMARRLNPSFLFLCETMISGVRIEVLKNTMGFDYCVAVDSVGKKGGLAFFWKAEYDVEISSSCDNYIDLLIKGVDGQSWRLTGFYGYPERWRRRDSWNLIHNLSQENSAPWCVIGDFNDLLSHEEKRGGAAHPNWLVNGFRDTILASGLLEMEATGYKFTWSRGRKDAGKVEELLDRAFVTSDWIDLFPEAKVVNQEMSTSDHLPVLLYLNRSDVGAVSKKFRFNNVWVTKKDCVDVVSEAWRRTADGDLCSKLKETEVSLKGWGGSLGPNYKRKLEMLRKKLAVWQRRTDQWGMHEFNRLSNEYHTLLGEEEIFWKQRAKNFWLSEGDANTRFFHNFASTRKRKNRVDKLKDDFGVWQSSKHGMAEIILRYFSNLFTDSQTGNIDFIDILPRVSNADNVDLMRPISELEVRRAVYSMHNDKSPGPDGFNPAFYKSYWNVVGGDIVKLCRDFFVRGSFREGLNDTEIVLIPKISRPETITDFRPIALCNVAYKIIAKVMANRMKKLMPKIISENQSAFVENRLITDNFLIAFEIGHYLRCKRRGKNGLAALKIDMSKAYDRVRWVFVEFMCRKLGFCDAWISLIMHCISSVRYTGIGDCVGMNPIIPSRGLRQGDPLSPYLFILCAEGLSLMLAQAEREGKIHGAIICRGAPPISHLFFADDCFLFFRATPSEMKVVKDVLDDYENWSGQKVNFNKSNIIFSPNVPSDYREEIRLVMGIVEVGDSGKYLGLPSLVGRNKSHIFGFIKEKVWNKVKGWNSKFLSRGGKEVLIKTVAQSMPNYVMNVFLIPLRLCEELERMLNSFWWGRDQAKKKGISWARWDKLCVPKKFGGMGFKKIRDFNLAMLARQAWRFISVESNLMVKVFKAKYFPNSSFFDSKLGSNPSYVWRSIFETKKFMKKGARVRIGNGSKTDIWGSPWLNGDVGYVTTPRPDNLINAKVSNLLDMDGQSWDVGLVRDVFNDNDAENILSIPISCRRLEDGWRWNFEPKGNFSVKSCYRVINGEYGGEVNPVWNKIWRLSVPLHVRNFIWRASSGYLPTAKSLATRHVFINDQCVVCSAGVECEYHLFYKCSLATACWSGLSVPMFVENGNFLAWVSDWLEGPDVEKQSLIAIICWLLWQNRNNTVWNKKGGTSDTILINAGIQLSAWKVSRSQVGQLKRAELHEDDGRVRWSPPKIGWLKVNVDAAVFSRNEGIGVGIVVRDWRGSLVQARLVKFHGNYSPRVAEAMGIREALSWLKDSSNIIIESDAMEVILAIRNPSLIESDFLIDDCLNLAKQLCNVSFVFVRRSANQAAHCLAQNARSLSGHQEWFSNFPDILTNVTAFD; encoded by the coding sequence ATGGCCAACCCGCGAGCCATTCGGTTCTTGAGAGATATGGCCAGAAGGTTAAATCCTTCTTTTCTATTCTTGTGTGAAACTATGATTTCTGGAGTCAGGATTGAGGTTTTAAAAAATACTATGGGTTTTGATTACTGCGTTGCTGTGGACAGTGTTGGTAAAAAGGGGGGTTTAGCTTTCTTTTGGAAAGCTGAATATGATGTGGAGATTTCTAGTTCTTGCGATAACTACATTGACTTACTGATTAAGGGTGTGGATGGTCAATCATGGAGACTTACAGGCTTTTACGGGTACCCGGAAAGATGGAGAAGGAGGGACTCTTGGAATTTAATTCATAACTTAAGCCAGGAAAACTCAGCTCCGTGGTGTGTTATTGGAGATTTCAATGATCTTCTGTCCCATGAAGAAAAACGTGGGGGAGCTGCTCATCCTAACTGGCTTGTGAATGGGTTTCGTGATACTATCTTAGCTAGTGGTCTGTTGGAGATGGAGGCCACCGGGTATAAATTCACTTGGTCAAGAGGACGAAAAGATGCGGGTAAGGTTGAAGAGTTGCTTGATAGAGCTTTTGTGACGAGTGACTGGATTGACCTTTTTCCGGAGGCTAAGGTGGTGAATCAGGAGATGTCCACGTCGGACCATCTGCCTGTTTTGCTGTATCTTAACCGGTCTGATGTGGGGGCTGTTagtaaaaaatttagatttaacAATGTTTGGGTTACTAAAAAAGATTGTGTGGATGTCGTTTCTGAAGCTTGGAGAAGAACGGCTGATGGTGATCTTTGTTCAAAACTTAAAGAGACTGAAGTTAGCTTGAAAGGTTGGGGAGGAAGTTTGGGGCCAAATTATAAGCGAAAACTTGAGATGTTAAGGAAAAAGCTGGCTGTATGGCAGAGAAGGACAGACCAATGGGGAATGCATGAATTTAATAGATTATCAAACGAGTATCATACTTTGTTGGGTGAAGAGGAGATTTTCTGGAAACAAAGGGCAAAAAATTTCTGGTTATCGGAGGGAGACGCAAACACACGTTTTTTTCACAATTTTGCTTCAACCAGAAAGCGTAAAAATCGTGTAGATAAGCTGAAGGATGATTTCGGTGTATGGCAGAGTTCGAAGCATGGAATGGCAGAGATTATTTTGAGGTATTTCAGCAATCTATTTACTGATTCACAAACAGGaaatattgattttattgatATTTTGCCTCGAGTGTCTAATGCGGATAATGTTGATTTAATGCGTCCTATTTCTGAATTGGAGGTTAGGAGGGCAGTTTATAGTATGCATAATGATAAATCGCCGGGTCCAGACGGTTTTAACCCGGCATTTTATAAGTCGTACTGGAATGTGGTAGGAGGTGATATAGTGAAACTTTGTAGAGATTTCTTTGTTAGAGGGAGTTTCAGAGAGGGGTTAAATGATACTGAAATTGTGTTAATTCCTAAGATCAGTAGGCCAGAAACTATTACTGACTTTAGACCCATTGCTCTTTGTAATGTGGCTTACAAAATTATTGCTAAAGTAATGGCGAATAGGATGAAAAAATTGATGCCTAAGATTATTTCTGAAAATCAAAGTGCATTTGTTGAAAATAGATTGATTACAGATAATTTTCTTATCGCTTTTGAAATAGGTCACTATTTGAGATGTAAAAGGAGAGGTAAAAATGGTTTAGCGGCTCTCAAGATTGATATGAGCAAGGCATACGATAGGGTGAGATGGGTTTTCGTTGAGTTTATGTGTCGGAAGTTGGGTTTTTGTGATGCATGGATTAGTTTGATCATGCACTGTATTTCTTCCGTTAGATATACGGGTATTGGTGATTGTGTAGGTATGAATCCTATTATTCCGAGTAGGGGTTTGAGACAAGGAGACCCGCTTTctccttatttatttattttgtgtgCGGAAGGGCTTAGTCTTATGCTAGCTCAAGCGGAGAGGGAAGGAAAAATTCATGGGGCGATTATTTGTAGAGGAGCTCCGCCTATTAGTCATTTATTTTTTGCGGACGACTGTTTCCTATTTTTTCGAGCTACTCCTTCGGAAATGAAAGTGGTTAAGGATGTCCTGGATGATTATGAAAATTGGTCAGGTCAAAAAGTGAATTTTAATAAGTCTAACATTATTTTTAGTCCTAATGTACCTTCTGATTACAGGGAGGAGATTAGGTTGGTGATGGGCATTGTTGAGGTTGGTGACAGTGGCAAATACTTGGGGCTCCCATCATTGGTGGGTAGAAATAAAAGCCATATTTTCGGGTTCATAAAAGAAAAGGTTTGGAATAAAGTCAAAGGGTGGAATTCCAAATTTTTATCTAGAGGAGGTAAGGAGGTGTTGATAAAGACGGTAGCGCAATCTATGCCAAATTACGTGATGAACGTATTTTTGATTCCTCTTAGACTTTGCGAGGAGTTGGAAAGAATGCTAAATTCGTTTTGGTGGGGTAGAGACCAAGCGAAAAAAAAAGGGATTAGTTGGGCGAGATGGGACAAGCTTTGCGTTCCGAAGAAGTTTGGTGGTATGGGGTTTAAGAAGATACGTGATTTTAACCTTGCTATGTTAGCTAGGCAAGCGTGGCGTTTTATAAGCGTAGAGAGTAATTTGATGGTTAAGGTTTTTAAGGCGAAATATTTCCCGAACTCATCTTTTTTTGATTCTAAATTGGGTTCTAATCCTAGCTATGTGTGGCGTAGTATATTTGagacaaaaaaattcatgaagAAAGGAGCTAGAGTTAGAATTGGGAATGGAAGTAAAACAGATATATGGGGGAGTCCTTGGTTAAATGGAGATGTCGGTTATGTTACTACTCCTAGGCCGGACAACTTGATCAACGCCAAGGTGAGTAATTTATTGGACATGGATGGGCAGTCTTGGGATGTGGGTTTGGTTAGAGACGTTTTTAATGACAATGATGCGGAAAATATTCTCAGCATTCCTATTAGTTGCCGAAGGTTGGAAGATGGGTGGCGATGGAATTTTGAGCCGAAAGGAAATTTTTCGGTTAAAAGTTGTTATAGAGTAATTAATGGAGAATATGGAGGAGAAGTTAATCCGGTCTGGAATAAAATATGGAGATTATCGGTTCCTCTTCACGTTCGTAATTTCATTTGGCGTGCTAGCTCGGGTTATCTCCCGACTGCGAAATCTTTGGCTACTCGGCATGTCTTTATTAATGACCAGTGTGTGGTCTGTTCTGCAGGTGTTGAATGTGAGtaccatttattttataagtGCTCCTTAGCCACTGCTTGTTGGTCGGGCTTGTCAGTTCCTATGTTTGTGGAGAATGGAAATTTCTTGGCATGGGTGAGTGATTGGCTAGAGGGACCTGATGTGGAGAAGCAATCTTTAATTGCTATTATTTGTTGGCTATTGTGGCAAAATAGGAATAATACCGTGTGGAATAAGAAAGGAGGGACATCAGATACTATTCTTATTAATGCAGGTATTCAACTTTCTGCATGGAAGGTGTCCAGATCCCAGGTGGGTCAACTGAAGCGAGCCGAGTTGCATGAGGATGACGGACGTGTCCGGTGGTCTCCTCCGAAGATAGGATGGCTTAAGGTAAATGTGGACGCAGCGGTTTTCTCCAGGAATGAGGGCATAGGAGTCGGCATCGTCGTAAGGGATTGGCGTGGGAGTCTAGTTCAAGCAAGACTAGTGAAGTTTCATGGGAATTATTCTCCGAGAGTGGCAGAGGCAATGGGCATTCGTGAAGCTCTGAGTTGGCTAAAGGATTCTAGCAATATTATTATAGAGTCAGATGCTATGGAGGTGATTTTGGCTATTCGAAATCCGAGTCTTATAGAGTCCGATTTCCTTATTGATGATTGTTTGAACTTAGCAAAGCAGTTATGTAACGTTTCTTTTGTTTTCGTGagacgatctgcgaatcaggcagcgcaTTGTTTAGCGCAAAACGCCCGTTCCTTGtcaggtcatcaggagtggTTTAGCAACTTTCCTGATATACTCACAAATGTAACTGCTTTTGattaa